A single Numenius arquata chromosome 15, bNumArq3.hap1.1, whole genome shotgun sequence DNA region contains:
- the DNMBP gene encoding dynamin-binding protein — MEAGSLVRAVFDFCPSVSEELPLFVGDVIEVLAVVDEFWLLGKKEGVTGQFPSSFVEPVDIPPLKQGEKLFVCTSDFTSQEPGSLSLQRGDLVILGGSLASSWLQGRSSWGSKGFFPSSCVRELCLSVRSRQLSQGALLEVPAYSLGQARALMDLSAQLEEELDFREGDVINIVGVPEPGWFEGELRGHRGIFPEGFVELLTPLRAPGTSVDSEPTGTCDTNGTVEMPPKEEEEEPGSTYGVALYQFQALESKELDFDVGDKIRIIGVLEDGWLEGELRGKRGIFPHRFVRLEASEPCREKTGAGDPQDGGSYGVTVHQDLESTRSEALPLPGKDGREKKDDLAAHPEPDTILSHTVGRTEGHLGTDSKQHQAFPGTGHQGPHPKGTADSFPFDRTKTVNGLLPAAQLLPQQSNRPGQAGELEPGGSVSASPGNSETHTLPERDGDSTTVPPQAPCSPSDPCRSQAISSANSWAASEPQESQSGVQDLDDWVEGQQEKSKPCSSSLGSAQDTWAGSWGECCLLSAQGDGCTDLDSKLTEQLAQFEKSLSSTGAEQDKVSRHFSILDYSSERDIVRGSPECAPHARQPERRKALRPPPPRPSSLATTPVHMLGGQVPKGRSLSFSVKPSRPAPRPPSSNQRKNVAPAQLQPSTQEQRVEEGREDLTRAGSASPCSILLTRIGEVERDLEAYGKTRAELSLMLEEQQDELMRAETLENLDFCDSNIESLSMELQELREMTLLSSQTPSLETSSAATESPEQRMLEKRSKVIEELLQTERDYIRDLEMCVERIMVPLQQAQMQNIDSEGLFGNIHMVISFSKQLLSALEASDAIGPVFLTQRAELESVYRVYCQNHDEAIALLETYEKDEKMQKLLLDLLDSLRSLYSEWGCTNYINLGSFLIKPVQRVMRYPLLLMELLSATPEAHPDKAPLTAAVLAVKEINVNINEYKRRKDLVLKYRKGDEDSLMEKISKLNIHSIIKKSNRVSSHLKHLTGFAPQLKDEAFEETEKNFRMQERLIKSFIRDLSLYLQHVRESACMKALAAVSMWDLCTEKGSGELDQFQKVNRLISDQLFSNFKERTERLVSSPLNQLLSMFAGPHKLVQKRFDKLLDFHNCTERAEKLKDKRTLEELQSARNNYEALNAQLLDELPKFLRFAKELFASCVRGYAEAHCDFVRLALEELRPLLSLLKVSGKEGNLIAVFQDEHSRVLQQLQAFTFFPESQAAPKKPFERKSVERQSARRQPLVGLPSYLLQSDDIRAALLARYPPDSLFQADRNFNAAQDLDVSLLEGDIVGVIKKKDPMGSQNRWLIDNGVTKGFVYSSFLKPYNPRRSQSDVSVGSHSSNDSEHSSSSPHSNTTLTFSPSGAAVTFTQKPLQDSASPADPYQSPQPASEADCPSLPQLASGDRTGPLEAGTVTFQRRYSRPELGCSPSSRNGHPAKVHLRPSPSVEDRDSGLESSESEGNQVYYALYTFKGRNSNELSVSANQRLRILQFEDITGNREWWLAEAHGKQGYVPSSYIRKTEYT, encoded by the exons ATGGAGGCTGGCTCCCTGGTACGAGCAGTCTTTGATTTCTGCCCCAGCGTCTCTGAAGAGCTGCCCCTCTTTGTGGGAGATGTCATCGAGGTGTTGGCCGTGGTGGATGAGTTCTGGCTCCTTGGCAAAAAGGAAGGTGTCACAG GGCAGTTTCCTAGCAGCTTTGTGGAACCTGTGGATATTCCCCCTTTGAAGCAGGGAGAAAAACTGTTTGTTTGTACCAGTGACTTCACATCTCAAGAGCCAGGGAGCTTGTCACTGCAGAGAG GAGACCTGGTGATCCTGGGGGGGTCTCTCGCCTCCAGCTGGCTCCAGGGCCGAAGCAGCTGGGGTTccaagggttttttcccctcatcatGTGTACGGGAGCTGTGCCTTTCAGTTCGGAGCCGTCAGCTGTCCCAGGGTGCTCTCCTGGAGGTGCCTGCCTACTCACTGGGCCAAGCCCGGGCCCTGATGGACCTGTCTGCTCAGCTGGAGGAGGAACTGGACTTCAGGGAAGGGGATGTGATCAATATTGTTGGTGTCCCAGAGCCTGGCTGGTTCGAAGGCGAGCTCAGGGGCCACAGGGGCATCTTCCCAGAGGGCTTTGTGGAACTGCTTACTCCTCTGCGAGCACCAGGAACCTCGGTGGATTCAGAGCCCACAGGGACTTGTGACACCAATGGGACAGTGGAGATGCCcccaaaggaggaggaggaagagccaggGAGCACCTATGGTGTGGCCCTCTATCAGTTTCAAGCCCTGGAGTCCAAGGAACTGGATTTTGATGTGGGTGATAAGATTCGGATCATAGGCGTTCTGGAGGATGGCTGGCTGGAAGGGGAGCTTAGGGGGAAACGTGGCATCTTTCCGCACAGATTTGTGAGGCTGGAAGCCTCTGAGCCTTGCAGGGAAAAGACGGGTGCTGGGGATCCCCAAGATGGAGGCAGCTATGGAGTCACTGTCCATCAAGACCTGGAAAGCACCCGCTCTGAAGCTCTTCCTTTGCCAGGGAAGGATGGCAGGGAAAAGAAGGATGACTTGGCTGCACACCCTGAGCCTGACACCATTTTGTCTCACACAGTGGGAAGAACAGAGGGTCATCTTGGCACAGATTCGAAACAGCATCAGGCCTTTCCTGGCACAGGACACCAAGGGCCACATCCCAAAGGCACAGCAGACTCCTTCCCCTTTGACCGCACAAAGACGGTCAATGGCCTTCTCCCTGCGGCTCAGCTGCTTCCCCAACAGAGCAACAGGCCTGGCCAAGCAGGTGAGTTGGAGCCTGGGGGAAGCGTTTCAGCCTCCCCAGGAAACTCAGAAACTCACACCCTGCCCGAGCGTGATGGAGACAGCACCACTGTGCCCccgcaggctccctgctcccCCTCAGATCCTTGCAGGAGCCAAGCAATTTCTTCTGCTAACAGCTGGGCAGCATCCGAGCCCCAGGAGAGCCAAAGCGGTGTCCAAGACCTGGACGATTGGGTGGAGGGTCAGCAGGAGAAGTCCAAACCCTGTTCCTCCAGCTTGGGAAGTGCCCAGGACAcatgggctgggagctggggggaatGTTGCCTGCTTTCAGCACAGGGGGACGGCTGCACAGACCTTGACTCCAAACTGACAGAGCAGCTGGCCCAGTTTGAGAAGAGTCTGTCAAGTACCGGTGCTGAGCAGGACAAGGTCTCCCGCCACTTCTCTATCTTGGACTACAGCTCTGAGAGGGACATTGTCCGTGGGTCTCCTGAGTGTGCCCCCCACGCCAGGCAGCCAGAGAGGAGGAAGGCCCTGAGGCCACCCCCTCCTCGGCCCAGCAGCCTTGCGACAACCCCTGTGCACATGCTGGGTGGCCAGGTGCCCAAAGGCAGGTCTCTGTCCTTCTCAGTCAAGCCCTCCCGGCCTGCACCCCGGCCTCCATCAAGCAACCAGCGGAAAAACGTGGCCCCTGCACAACTTCAGCCCAGCACCCAGGAGCAGCGGGTGGAGGAGGGACGTGAGGACTTGACACGGGCAGGATCAGCTTCCCCCTGCTCCATTCTGCTGACAAGGATCGGAGAGGTGGAGCGAGACCTGGAGGCTTATGGCAAGACCCGTGCTGAGCTAAGCCTGATGCTGGAGGAGCAGCAAGATGAGCTGATGAGAGCGGAGACCCTGGAAAACCTTGACTTCTGTGACTCCAACATTGAGAGCCTCAGcatggagctgcaggagctgagaG AGATGACTCTCCTGTCCTCCCAGACACCGTCCCTGGAGACATCCTCGGCTGCCACTGAGAGCCCAGAGCAAAGGATGCTGGAGAAGAGGTCCAAGGTTATTGAAGAACTGCTCCAGACAGAGCGGGACTATATCAGAGACCTGGAGATGTGCGTGGAGAGGATCATggtgcccctgcagcaggcacag ATGCAGAACATAGACTCTGAAGGTCTTTTTGGAAACATCCACATGGTAATTAGCTTCTCCAAGCAGCTGTTGTCCGCCTTGGAGGCTTCAGATGCCATCG GGCCAGTGTTCCTGACACAGCGTGCAGAGCTGGAGAGTGTCTACAGGGTGTATTGTCAGAACCATGACGAGGCCATCGCACTGCTGGAAACCTATGAGAAGGATGAGAAGATGCAGAAACTACTCCTGGACCTGCTGGATAGCCTCAG GAGCCTATACAGTGAGTG GGGCTGCACAAACTACATTAACCTGGGCTCCTTCCTCATCAAGCCAGTGCAAAGGGTGATGCGgtacccactgctgctgatggagctgcTGAGTGCCACCCCTGAGGCTCACCCGGACAAGGCACCGCTCACAGCTGCCGTCCTAGCAGTCAAAGAAATCAACGTCAACATCAATGAATACAAGCGCCGGAAGGACCTGG TGCTAAAGTACCGAAAAGGGGATGAGGATAGCCTCATGGAGAAGATCTCCAAGCTCAACATCCACTCTATCATCAAGAAATCCAACCGTGTGAGCAGCCACCTCAAGCATCTCACAGGCTTTGCGCCCCAG CTGAAGGATGAAGCCTttgaagagacagagaaaaatttCCGGATGCAGGAGCGGCTGATCAAGTCATTCATCCGGGACCTTTCCCTCTACCTGCAGCATGTCCGG GAGTCGGCCTGCATGAAGGCGCTGGCAGCAGTGAGCATGTGGGACCTGTGCACGGAGAAGGGCAGTGGGGAGTTGGACCAGTTCCAGAAAGTGAATCGGCTCATCAGCGACCAGCTCTTCTCCAACTTC AAAGAGCGGACGGAGCGGCTGGTGAGCTCACCCCTGAACCAGTTGTTGAGCATGTTTGCGGGGCCCCACAAGCTGGTGCAGAAACGCTTCGACAAGCTCCTCGACTTCCACAACTGCACAGAGCGAGCGGAAAAGCTGAAGGACAAGCGAACACTGGAGGAGCTGCAGTCAGCCCGCAACAACTACGAGGCCCTCAATGCCCAGCTGCTGGACGAGCTGCCCAAGTTCTTGCGCTTTGCCAAGGAGCTGTTTGCCAGCTGCGTGCGGGGCTACGCCGAGGCGCACTGTGACTTTGTGCGCTTGGCCCTGGAAGAGCTGAGACCCCTGTTGTCG TTGCTGAAGGTGTCCGGCAAGGAGGGGAACCTCATTGCTGTCTTCCAGGATGAGCACAGTCGagtcctccagcagctccaggcctTCACCTTCTTCCCAGAGTCCCAGGCAGCTCCCAAGAAGCCTTTTGAAAGGAAGAGCGTGGAGCGGCAGTCTGCCCGGCGGCAGCCCCTTGTAGGCTTG CCCAGCTACCTCCTGCAGTCGGATGACATCCGAGCTGCCCTCCTGGCCCGCTATCCCCCAGACAGTCTGTTCCAGGCAGACCGCAATTTCAATGCTGCCCAAGACCTGGATGTCTCGCTGCTGGAAGGAGACATCGTGGGTGTCATCAAGAAGAAGGACCCCATGGGCAGCCAGAATCGCTGGCTCATAGACAATGGAG tgaCCAAGGGCTTTGTGTACAGCTCCTTTCTGAAGCCCTACAACCCGCGCCGCAGCCAGTCGGACGTTTCTGTGGGCAGCCACTCTTCCAACGACTCGGaacacagcagctcctctccccacagcaaCACCACGCTGACCTTCAGCCCCAGTGGGGCGGCCGTCACCTTCACTCAGAAACCCCTACAGGACTCTGCCTCCCCAGCAGACCCCTACCAGTCCCCACAGCCCGCCTCGGAGGCAGActgcccttctctgccccagctTGCCTCTGGTGACAGGACGGGCCCACTGGAGGCCGGTACAGTGACATTTCAGCGCCGCTACAGCCGCCCCgagctgggctgcagccccagctcccgtAACGGGCACCCAGCCAAAGTGCATCTCAGGCCCTCGCCCTCGGTGGAGGACAGAGACTCTGGGCTGGAGAGCAGTGAGTCTGAGGGCAACCAG GTCTATTACGCTCTCTACACTTTCAAAGGCCGAAACAGCAACGAGCTGAGCGTGTCAGCTAACCAGAGACTCAGGATCCTGCAGTTTGAGGACATCACAGGCAATCGGGAGTGGTGGCTGGCCGAGGCACACGGGAAGCAGGGCTACGTGCCCTCCAGTTACATCCGGAAGACAGAGTACACGTGA